Part of the Maridesulfovibrio sp. genome, ATTCGAATGAATCAGGTCCGGTGAAAATGATTTAACCGCCTTGGCTACAACCTTTCCGAACTCCTTTTGATATGCAGCGACTTCCTTCGCTCCCAGTTCGGAGCAGACAGTACTGGGGTAAGGCATGACATCGCTCATACCGACCACCTTAAAATCAAGATCCCGGTCTTCAAAACGCACAAACAGGCAATGATCCGGCTCGATTACTCCGGCAAGCGGCGTATCTTCGAGTTTGAACCCCTTGGGTACACCTGCCACAAGAAATGGTTTATACCCGCGATTCAGGCTCTGCAGGATCATTTCCTGCACATATTTGCCGCTGCCTGTGGCGTCGGGAATCTGGCTTAAAAGATGAAGGATTCTCATATCCAAGGCATAGGCATGTTTCACGATCCGGTCAATATCCCTTCTCATCATTGACGATTACCCCATATTTATATCGAACACTTCGATAGATGCAAGCTCAAGCAATAGAACTTAGCTATTTGATATGATTTTTAAATTCCTGCTATGGGACAAAGATGCAGGTTGAGTCACTCATAGAGCACGGCACCGGAGTCATTAACGAAGATTGCCTCGTCATGGAGGACAATCTTTTCGGTGTGTTCGACGGTGCCACCAGTCTGAGTTCCGAAACATACGAAAACGGCCACACGGGCGGTTTTCTGGCTTCCAACCTTGCCGGAGAAGAATTCCGCAAGAATCACGGAACCATGCAGGAGCTGGCTGAAAGGGCCAACCGGGTAATCAGACAGGAAATGGTTCAGCGTGAGGTCAATCTATCCAGCAAGAGAAACCTCTGGAGTACCAGCGCGGCAGTTGTCCGCGTTAAAGGTGATATGCTGGAATGGGCTCAGATAGGTGATTGCCGGATAGTATGCATTTACGAAAACGGTGATTTTGAATTCCTTTGCCAGTGCGCTGATCAGGATATGGAAACATTGAGCATGTGGAAGGAAGTAGGCCCGTCTACAGAGGACCCCATCGGAGTGGCCCTGCATGACCAGATCGCGAAAGTCCGCTGCCGCATGAATCTTGATTACGGTGTTTTCAATGGCGAACCTGAAGCAATAAATTTTCTCAAAACCGGAAACCATGAGCTGATCAATGTAAGCAGCATTCTTCTGTTTACAGACGGCCTGCTTATACCCAATGAAAAACCGTGGAAAGAGCGCGCATACAGCGAACAGGTTTATCTATTCCGTCAGTCAGGACTCAAGGGGCTTCGGGACCATATCCGCAGCATCGAGGCTACCGATCGCAGATGCTGCACCTACCCCCGCTTCAAAACCCATGATGATATCGCAGCTATCGCCATTACCCTGTGATTACCTATGAATAAAATTTTCTTTCCTGAAAGCCGCAAAAATATATTTTTTGCAATGAGACAATATATTATTCTCGTCGTTAACTCCTGTCTCAGCCCGGCATTTTTCTGAAAATAATTCAATCCTTCGCATATGTGGCTCGTTTGGCTTGATGTTCCCAATCCTCCCTTGACACAAGCATGAATCAAACCACATAATTTCTAAGATGTTTAGTTCATTCGGTTGAGAAAACGGGACAAAACACACCATTAGCACATGTAATTTTTAATCATGAAATCAAATAATTCGAAAAATATCCGTCCGCTTTTTTCTGAAGAAGGATTCACATTTAAAGACTTCATTGAGCACACTGATGACCTCTTTACGCAAGTGGGTACTAATGGTCGTTTCTTATACGTTAGTCCTTCTGCGCAAAAATATTACGGGCTTAGCCCTGAGAAATGTGTTGGGCTTTCTGCATTTGATTTTGTGCACCATGAAGACAAGGCGGCAACAGCGCAAGCCTTCAATAATTGGCTGAAAGATTCGAGTTCAAGCTTTTCATATATTAATAGACAGATACATCAAAACGGCAATTTTCATTATGTATTATGGACAATAACTGCCATTAAAGACTCAGAAAATAAAATTAAATGGTTTAACAGCATTGGAAGAGATATTACTTCCCAGAAAAACAACGAAAAAGAACTTCGAAAAGCTAAAGACCAACTAAAAAAAACAGTCGACCAGCAGACAGAACAACTCAACCTCGCGACAGAAGTATTCAAACATTCCTCAGAGGGAGTGACTATAACTGACAGTAACAATAATATTCGATACATAAACGACGCTTTCACCCACATCACAGGATATTCTGAAAAGGAAGCTATAGGGCAGAATCCCAGCATACTTAAATCGAACCGGCATAAACCTTCTTTTTATAAAGGAGTATGGAAATAGATTAAAGCAAAGGGGATGTGGGAAGGTGAAATTTGGAACCGCAGAAAAAACGGAGAAGTTTTTCCTGAATGGATTTCAATAAAAGCGATCACTGACGTAAATGGTGAAGTTGTTAATTATATTGCTGTATTTAGGGATATATCTGAAGCAAAAGCCAGCCAAAGAAAAATACAACATCAGGCATACCATGACGCTCTTACCGGACTCCCCAACCGGACACTACTCATAGATCGTATACGTAAGGCAATAGCCTCTTCAAAGGAGGCCAATAATTGTATAGCATTACTATTTATAGACTTAGATAATTTTAAAAACATTAATGATTCTCTTGGGTATGTCATCGGAGACACTATTTTACAACAAGCTGCGACCAGAATAAGAGAATTTATCAATGAAAAGGATACCGTTTCCCGCATCGGAGGAGACGAATTTGTCATCATGCTCACGGATCTACAGGACAAGCATGGTGCAGCAGTCATGGCAGACAAATTAATTAGTTTATTTGCACAATCTTTTAATGTTAATTCGCATCAATTCACCATTACACCTTCCATTGGCATTGCCTTATATCCCGATGACGGTGAGACCCCTTATTCTTTGGTAAGAAATGCCGACACAGCTATGAATAAAGCCAAACAAGAGGGCCGAAACAGATACCACCTTTTCACTCCGGGCCTTACAAAGTCAGCACTGCGCAGAATTTCCATGGAGAATCAGCTGAGGCAGACAGCCAGCAGCAACGGCTTTACCGTCTACTATCAACCAAAGGTGAATTTGCATGACAATACAATTGTCGGAATGGAAGCCCTTGTTCGATGGATACAACCGGACGGAACCATTATTTCTCCGGCTGAATTCATTCCGCTGGCTGAAGAAACCGGCTTGATAGTACCTATAGGCGAGCAGGTACTTGAAGCCGCCTGTTTAGATACGGTAGAACTGAACCAGAGATTTGGCACCAATTTAAAGGTTTCGGTGAATTTATCCTTACGGCAGTTCAAGCAAAAACAACTGATGAAAAACATAATGGATATTATTGCCATGACGGCAATATCTCCCAGTTGCCTTGAACTGGAAATAACCGAATCAACTGTCATGGACGATATTGAACAAACCAAGAAGACACTTGAGAAGCTGGACAGACTTGGTATTACATTATCTATCGATGACTTCGGAACAGGTTACTCATCACTGTCGCATCTGAAGAACATGCCCATGCATACTTTAAAAATAGATCAGTCCTTTGTTGCGGGGCTGCCACAAAACAAGTCAGACCAGAAACTGGTGAAAGCTATAATGTCTCTGGCCAAGAGCTTCGATCTTTCAACTGTTGCCGAAGGGATTGAAACTCAGGAACAATACAACTACATGCGAGAGCTCGGCTGCGAGGTTATGCAGGGATACTATTACAGCCCCCCTGTACCTATAGAAGAGTTCGCATCACTTGTAGAAGCCACCTTAAAAACAGACTTTTAAATACAACTGGCCTCATCTGTTTTGACCTGCCCTGAACCAATCACATCTGGTTCAGGCAGTCTTCACAGATGTCTCCTTCTTGCGTTGCATCTGCTGCATTCTGATTCGATTTTTCAAGAATCAGGTTTACCTTCTTTTCAAACATATCCACGGGAAGGTAACCCCGTACAACAACACCATTAATGAGGAATGTAGGGGTTGCATCTATCTTGAATTCTCCGGCTTCTTTTCCGTCAGCCAGCAGATATTCCTGAACCTGAGCAGAATTGGCAATTTTCCTGATCTGTTCAGGATCAACGCCTACTTCGCCAAGAATGTTGCTCAGCACAGCACCGGAATTATCATCATAAAGTTCCTTCTGGCGCTCAAAGACGAGATTATGAAACTGATAAGCCTTTGCCTTATCAAAGAGGGCTATGGCTTCAAAATAAAGAGCCAGCTCCCGCGACTTCGAATGCATGGGCAGATGCTTGAAAACAACCCTGTATTTTTCAGGCTGATCTTGAGCCAGCTTACTGACCACGCTTGCTCCCTTACTGCAATAAGGGCAAAGAAAATCCGAATATTCAACGATAGTTACAGGAGAATCAGCATTGCCAAGCAGAATCCTCTCAGCCTGAATTTGAGGATTTAACGGATTCTGTATTTCCGCTTCCAGCCTTGCTTCGCGCTTTAACTTCTCGCGCTCACTTATGCCCTGCTCGAGAATCACCAGCATATCCATTTTTCTTTCAAGCATGGCATCCAGAACAATCTCAGGGTTTTCACGGATTGCCTCGGCAATCTGCTCCTTAATCATCTGCTTATTAGCGCAACCGGAAATCAGAACAGCAACCGACAGAATCAACAGAATTCGCTTCAACACGGAATACCTCCATCCATTTTGAGAAATGCCCACAATATAAAAACCTACCTAAAAATATTTACCCTGCCATCAGCTGCATCTGGAAAACCGGCAGCAGGATTGCCATAACAATAAATCCGACCACCGCGCCCATGACCAGAATCATCACCGGTTCAAGAAGCGAAGTGAGATTTTTAACCAACTGATCCACTTCACGTTCATAATGTTCAGCTATTTTTCCAAGCATGGAGTCCAAAGAACCGGACTCTTCACCCATGGAAATCATTTCAGTAACATATGGCGGGATAATACCGCTTTCCTTGAGCGGAGTCGCCAACTTGCTGCCCTCACGAACCTCGGCAGTGGCCTTCTCCACAACTTTTGAGACAGCCACGTTTCCGGTAACTCCGGCGCTGGATTGCAGTGCAGTCAAAAGCGGAACCCCCGAACCTATCAAAGTTCCCAGAGTACGGCACCAGCGAGCCATGCTGACCTGAATGACGATAGGCCCCAAAGCCGGAATCTTTAATTTGGTACTATCAATCTGCATGCGTCCGCCGGGGGTGGAACCGATCTTCTTCCATGTCGGGATAGCGATAAGCAGAAACAGGGGCAGCAACCACCAAGTCTGCTGCAGAGTATCCGAGATAGCGATGAGCAAACGGGTGGCAACGGGCAGTTTCTGGCCCATGCTTGAGAACATCTGAGCGAACCTCGGAACAACAAGCAGCATCATGGTGATAATCGCCCCGACCATGGCAATAAACATAATCGCGGGGTAGATCATGGCCCCTGAAACCTTGGAACGCAGGTCCTCCTGAGCCTCACGCATGAAAGCCAGCCGGTCCATGGCCTGATCAAGCATTCCTCCGGTCTCTCCTGCTGCCACCAAGGAGACATACAGTATATCAAAATATTTGGGATATTCAGCCAAGGCCCTCGACAAGGGCATGCCCTCACGAACCCGTGAATTAATGGTCCCGATAACCTCTCCCAGCAAGGTGCCTTCATTCTGGTCACGCAGAAATGAAAGAGCCCGTACCAAAGGAAGACTTGAGCCCAGCAAGGTTGCGAACTGGCGGGTAAAAGATGTTATCTGCTTATAGCTGATGCGTTTGCCGAAAAGAGACTGGCTCTTCCCCTTAACTTTCGGATTTTCCCCTGACCCGCCGTCCTTGCGTTCCACACGCAGAACCCTGACTCCCTGCCCGGAAAGTTCACGTTGCACAGCGGCGGCATCAACAGCTTCCATATCTCCTGTAAGCTGCTGCCCGTCTTTGATTGCCGTGTACGTAAACTTTACCATAAGAGCTCCAATTACCTAGTTATCCTGAGCCATTCGATACACTTCCGCTTCCGTGGTCAGTCCCTTGGCCGCTTTGACAAGTCCATCCTGAAGCAGAGTGCGCATACCTTCCTTCTGTGCCTGCGCTCCGATATCCGCGGCACTGGCCCCGTTCTGGATGAGTGTCTGGATTGCCGGGGTATTAATCAGTAGCTCGAATATTCCGAGCCTGCCCTTGTAACCGGAACCTTCGCAAACCTCGCAGCCAACAGCCTGCCACTTACCGTCCGGCCCCTGTTTCTTGCAATTGCTGCACAGCCTGCGCAAAAGCCGCTGAGCCATTGCCCCGGCAAGGGTGGGCGCAGCAAGGTAAGGGGCAATCCCCATCTCCACCAGACGGGTGATAGCTGTGGGCGCATCATTGGTATGCAGGGTCGAAAGAACAAGGTGTCCGGTAAGGGAAGACTGAATGGCTATTTCCGCAGTCTCGAAATCACGTATTTCCCCGACCATA contains:
- a CDS encoding protein phosphatase 2C domain-containing protein, which gives rise to MQVESLIEHGTGVINEDCLVMEDNLFGVFDGATSLSSETYENGHTGGFLASNLAGEEFRKNHGTMQELAERANRVIRQEMVQREVNLSSKRNLWSTSAAVVRVKGDMLEWAQIGDCRIVCIYENGDFEFLCQCADQDMETLSMWKEVGPSTEDPIGVALHDQIAKVRCRMNLDYGVFNGEPEAINFLKTGNHELINVSSILLFTDGLLIPNEKPWKERAYSEQVYLFRQSGLKGLRDHIRSIEATDRRCCTYPRFKTHDDIAAIAITL
- a CDS encoding type II secretion system F family protein gives rise to the protein MVKFTYTAIKDGQQLTGDMEAVDAAAVQRELSGQGVRVLRVERKDGGSGENPKVKGKSQSLFGKRISYKQITSFTRQFATLLGSSLPLVRALSFLRDQNEGTLLGEVIGTINSRVREGMPLSRALAEYPKYFDILYVSLVAAGETGGMLDQAMDRLAFMREAQEDLRSKVSGAMIYPAIMFIAMVGAIITMMLLVVPRFAQMFSSMGQKLPVATRLLIAISDTLQQTWWLLPLFLLIAIPTWKKIGSTPGGRMQIDSTKLKIPALGPIVIQVSMARWCRTLGTLIGSGVPLLTALQSSAGVTGNVAVSKVVEKATAEVREGSKLATPLKESGIIPPYVTEMISMGEESGSLDSMLGKIAEHYEREVDQLVKNLTSLLEPVMILVMGAVVGFIVMAILLPVFQMQLMAG
- a CDS encoding DsbA family protein produces the protein MLKRILLILSVAVLISGCANKQMIKEQIAEAIRENPEIVLDAMLERKMDMLVILEQGISEREKLKREARLEAEIQNPLNPQIQAERILLGNADSPVTIVEYSDFLCPYCSKGASVVSKLAQDQPEKYRVVFKHLPMHSKSRELALYFEAIALFDKAKAYQFHNLVFERQKELYDDNSGAVLSNILGEVGVDPEQIRKIANSAQVQEYLLADGKEAGEFKIDATPTFLINGVVVRGYLPVDMFEKKVNLILEKSNQNAADATQEGDICEDCLNQM